A part of Fundulus heteroclitus isolate FHET01 chromosome 23, MU-UCD_Fhet_4.1, whole genome shotgun sequence genomic DNA contains:
- the pcdhb gene encoding protocadherin alpha-C2, translating to MVFWAAVFVLASLWPGALSVTRYSIAEEMERGSVVANLAADLGLELGGLAQREVKLDIFTNKKYLDFNKKTGELFIVEKIDRENLCPAKPTSCFLKLDFIIESPLRIFNIELGITDINDNAPHFRRDRVELDVSESATPGERFSLPNAVDPDVGINTIKTYRLSSSEHFTIEIQTGSDGTQYVDLVLTKSLDREENAVHKLILTAVDGGVPVRSGTANIIVRVQDTNDNPPRFDKQTYTINMTENTPIGTLVLNLDASDLDEGLNSEIVYSFTLYTSEKTQDVFTLNPKTGEITVKGTIDYEDMKFYEMHIEAKDKGAHPLLGQCKVVVHVTDMNDNFPEITVQSVKNTVPENIPVGTVIALVGVSDRDTGDNGKINLSIHEALPFILNKSSDRPTHYNLIVSEPLDREKVPEYEITLIAMDAGTPPLSDNETITVHLLDVNDNVPQFPQSFYTIRVLENNAPGALLSSLSAFDPDLHENQYLVYFIIEKEIANTSMSMLFSINPENGNLYALKTFDYEIEREFLFHIEARDSGSPPLSSNVTVHIIIVDQNDNAPVIVSPWRAHGSVVEEKIPRSTDKGSLVAKVIALDTDSVHNSRITYQFLQVTDASLFSLDQYNGEIRTMRMFSYKDSRHHRLVVVAKDNGEPALSATVTIKLLTVETDVKAHSDMTEMPLEYDIFSDINLYLVIGLGSVSFLLLITILVTIVLKCQTPKASKAAPPSRNSVISERNSTIADSTLVSNDAYWYSLFLAETRKGKLVVRQPVPKGSRYIVSSIPRGTGLSETSDSAASTLQVSKVFAHFLT from the coding sequence ATGGTATTTTGGGCCGCTGTCTTTGTCCTGGCTTCTCTGTGGCCTGGCGCTTTGTCTGTGACGCGCTACTCCATAGCCGAGGAGATGGAGAGGGGCTCTGTGGTGGCTAACCTCGCTGCGGATTTGGGACTTGAGCTCGGAGGCTTGGCGCAACGCGAGGTAAAACTCGACATcttcacaaacaaaaaatatctaGACTTTAACAAAAAGACTGGGGAGCTGTTCATCGTGGAAAAAATCGACAGGGAGAATCTTTGTCCGGCGAAGCCAACCTCTTGCTTTTTGAAGCTCGATTTCATCATAGAGAGCCCGTTGCGCATCTTCAACATCGAGCTCGGAATAACAGATATAAACGACAACGCTCCGCATTTCCGAAGAGACAGGGTGGAGCTCGACGTTTCAGAGTCCGCCACGCCGGGGGAGAGATTCTCTCTGCCCAACGCTGTGGATCCAGACGTTGGCATAAATACGATTAAAACATACAGGCTTAGCTCCAGTGAACATTTTACCATAGAGATCCAGACCGGCAGTGACGGAACACAGTATGTGGACTTGGTATTAACGAAATCTTTAGACAGAGAGGAGAACGCTGTTCATAAATTAATCCTGACCGCTGTTGACGGAGGCGTCCCTGTGCGCTCCGGCACCGCCAACATTATAGTGAGAGTGCAGGACACAAACGACAACCCTCCTCGGTTTGACAAGCAGACTTACACGATAAACATGACAGAAAATACTCCAATAGGAACTCTGGTGCTTAACCTTGACGCCTCTGATCTTGATGAGGGGCTTAATTCAGAGATTGTGTACTCGTTCACGCTGTACACGTCGGAAAAGACGCAAGACGTTTTCACGTTGAATCCTAAAACAGGAGAGATAACTGTCAAAGGAACTATAGATTATGAAGATATGAAATTTTATGAGATGCACATTGAAGCAAAGGACAAAGGGGCACACCCCTTGCTGGGACAGTGTAAAGTAGTGGTTCATGTGACAGATATGAATGATAATTTTCCAGAAATTACTGTACAGTCTGTGAAAAACACAGTACCTGAAAACATACCTGTAGGGACTGTTATTGCGCTGGTAGGTGTAAGTGACCGAGACACAGGTGATAATGGAAAAATTAATTTATCCATACATGAGGCCTTGCCGTTCATTCTCAATAAATCATCAGACAGACCCACACATTACAACTTAATAGTTTCTGAGCCGTTAGATCGGGAAAAGGTACCTGAATATGAAATAACACTGATTGCAATGGATGCAGGAACACCTCCCCTGTCAGACAATGAAACAATAACCGTGCACCTGCTGGATGTTAATGACAATGTTCCACAGTTCCCCCAGTCATTTTATACAATACGTGTTCTGGAGAATAACGCACCGGGGGCCTTGCTCAGCTCGCTCTCTGCATTTGACCCTGACCTCCATGAAAACCAGTATCTAGTTTATTTCATCATAGAGAAGGAGATCGCCAACACCTCCATGTCCATGCTGTTCTCCATCAATCCAGAGAACGGGAATCTTTATGCTCTAAAAACCTTTGACTATGAGATTGAGAGGGAGTTTCTTTTCCACATTGAGGCCAGAgactctggttctcctcctctCAGCAGCAACGTGACCGTCCACATCATTATTGTGGACCAGAATGACAACGCTCCAGTTATCGTCTCTCCGTGGCGCGCTCACGGCTCAGTGGTGGAGGAGAAGATCCCCAGATCCACTGATAAAGGCTCCCTGGTGGCTAAAGTGATCGCCTTAGACACGGACTCTGTGCACAACTCTCGGATTACCTACCAGTTTCTGCAGGTGACTGATGCTTCCTTGTTCAGCCTGGACCAATACAACGGAGAGATCCGCACCATGAGGATGTTCAGCTACAAAGACTCCCGCCACCACAGACTGGTTGTTGTTGCCAAGGACAACGGGGAGCCTGCTCTCTCTGCTACAGTCACCATCAAGCTGCTGACAGTGGAGACTGATGTTAAGGCCCACTCTGACATGACCGAGATGCCTCTGGAGTACGACATCTTTTCAGACATAAACCTGTATCTGGTCATCGGTCTGGGCTCGGTGTCGTTTCTCCTGCTCATCACCATACTGGTCACCATCGTGCTGAAGTGTCAGACACCCAAGGCCAGCAAAGCTGCTCCTCCCAGCAGGAACAGTGTGATCAGTGAGAGGAACTCCACCATCGCAGACTCCACCCTGGTCTCCAACGATGCCTACTGGTACAGTCTGTTTCTAGCAGAGACCAGGAAAGGAAAGCTGGTGGTCAGACAGCCTGTGCCAAAGGGCTCCAGATACATCGTGTCCAGCATCCCCAGAGGGACAGGGCTGTCAGAGACTAGTGACTCAGCAGCTTCTACGCTGCAGGTGAGTAAAGTGTTTGCACATTTTCTTACATAA